aatgtaataaataaaataatattttttttataaacatttcatttatgtttacgaataataaatgagaactcaTAATGATGCAACTAAATCTCACGTACTACTACGATCACTACGATCGGTGCCTTTCATAACCATGAATTAATTGTCGCgacgttactatcattatcaaactcgaacCAATGAAAAACAATaccgaatttatattttttatgaaaaatattatcaaaaactattttttttattatcaacagtACAATTAATCACTATTTTTTggtcctacaaattgttctaagtaaccaAATTTTGGtaccaaaacgactataaaacaCAGTGGATGTATATTATTTTGCCGCACAGCTGTAGCGCTCTGTTTTATAAGGTGTGTACTCAAACACCCATGTCGGTTTCTTTTGGTGTGTGGTGTAAAATACAAGTGCGTAGACCGCAGTGAACATTCATCatcacttaatatttttaatagttttattgacaTTCAAGGTTTATTGGTAAGAGGGTAATTGGTAAGTCTCAAATCAAGTAATGAGGGCAAATCATTGTATGCTCTCCACAAGTCGCATTGAGTAAAGTAGGTGGTCCATAGACTTATCAGGGATTTAATTCGTATTGGTGTTACTATCCAAAATAAGGCGGCATCAAACTAAAAAGTGTATGTAGTATTAAACTGCCTCATCATTGcaccgtttagaaaaaaaaaagtggTCTTCACTACTTTGGTGAAATATCTACAACTAAAATACAACAGTACACATTACAGCTGGATGCCAGCAAGAGACGAAACCATGGAGTCTAATAGACTTCACGAGAGACCAACCAAGTACcatacaacataattataaaattaaatgtacacTTTTTTcatcagtataaaaatataatgtcactTTTTTAATGTCCAattgcaatatattaaaaagaaatgccAATGATTACCTCTTGAAAGAGGCACGCCTAGATCAAGAGTCTTGGATCCTGTCCACTTCATTTTTAACTTTCTTCAATAACGAACACATTTTTTGGTAATTTCCTGTAGAATTAGGTAAGTTTTCAAAGTTTATTACGTCGCAGATATCCTTGGCAAATTTAACGTCGCTCGGTAATTTCTCGTAAGGAGATGCTATGTTCATTACTGGAGTGCCATATTGTGTAGTTTTTACGTGGCCGGTTGATCTATTCAATGATGTGTTTATTCCCGAAGTGCTGGTATTCTTTTCGTCGTTTATCTGCGTCGAATTTGGACTAGCATTGTCGCTATTACTAATTTCGATATCAGTTATGtttgatacatttatttcaagGACGTCACTGTCATCCatgtcaattttatttgcaCTGCTATTATTTGCGATATCTTTTTCTGAATCACTTTCAAGATCAATTCCTTCGGACGTATTATTATTGACGAACGCAGTGTTTTCCGGTTCGTCTTCTCCTAAAGCGTCTAACAGCAAACGTTTCTTAGCTTCCAGGTCGTTAAGACTTGGACTGCCGCCGCCACTGTTTGACTTTGATGAGTTAGTCTGTATAAGATAAAATGGAATCAATAATTAATCAGAACTTAAATTTTCGAAACCAGTTGTCTAACATCTCAACATCAGAATAAATGCCACTCGTCCCATAAACTTATAATCCAACCAAATAGAAAAGTCACACTCAACCttacaaataaatggtaataaaatgacgGTACGAATGGTAATAGAACGTACATTGTTTGCGAAATGGAAGTTATAACCTGATTTCTTAATCTCTTTTTGTTGTATCTGGTGTTACAACTCATTGGCATAATCACCGATAATAATAGCAATGATTGTTATCCATACAcattatgtaagtaaaatacAAACCTCATCAATAACAAGAAAATCAGCTTCTGGCAGTGGTATATCTTTTACTTGCATAACACCTAATACTACGACATCATCATCTATTGAATCAGTCTTGGCATCAGTTTTTGGGGCTACTGTATTGGGTACGGTCAGTTTCGGAACTATAGCGGGGGACGGAGGTGACGCGGGTGGGGGAGGGGATGAACTATTCAAGGGGGTGGGAAGCGGAGGCGGGGAGGATGGCGGTAGAGGAGGCGGGGAGGATGGCGGTAGCGGGGGCGGCGGAGGCGGAGCTTCGTCGGGCAGCGGCGGGACTGAAGGAAATTCTGCCATTtctgtgaaataaaaatttacaattattccttcttgcaatgttgagaattaaaatagtaaatataggaaaagtaatcaataaaattagattttataaccTAATTATACAAAAGTGAGCTGtgctattgattttattaaagactagcttccgctcgcagcttcgcccgcgtggatttcggacttcaaaaatggagccggtcgcgaacgttcgagaatgttcgttttacgaagctactcgctaggtgattcgctaacctctaggtgccaagcaagccgcctgcctgtgcgttcgcgaccttatatatatacaaaagtaatccttatagcatgattcagtattcacacatgatggtttattattagcgtatttcatgtataactttggtgtttctataccgatttctatgattcttttttatggaatatttaataatgttaacttttttaattagggatgactgaaagtgttataaacgtaagattagacaaatataatgagaaagcttcgaactgctaagctatcgggagttacacgtgttattgtgagtcaaccataaaagatagacatatgctgtcgtgggatatttttacataattttaaggagaacatttccgtcatacatgatttctgtgtagctttaaccattaaggttgcacacgcgacggaagcatAAAAAacggagtaacttctcccgttttcccaacatttcccttcactgctctgctcctatttattatagcgtgatgaaaagtatactataaccagcacaggagtatgacaaataattgtaccaagtttcgttaaaatccgttgagtagtttttgtttctataacggttatacagacagacagacagacagacaaaaattttactaattgcatttttggcatcagtatcgatcccttatcaccccctgatagttattttggaaatatatttcatgtacagaattgacctctctacagatttattataagtatagatagatagatagatagattatttattattctttcattataaaatgatataagaTTATTTACTATTCTGATGATAGGCTCATAAAAGTTGGTAATTACTGTAATTCAATAGAAAGGGTGACTATGAGGTGACTTGTACCAGTTAAAAGGTTAGATTAGAAATATGGTCaaggttttataatttatcatacatAGTATTCTGTAATGCAGAGAGCATAATTGTTGTTATACTGACCATCTTCATTGTCGAGGTCCATCTCTGCTTGTCCCTCGAGTGGCAGGCTGGTGGTGCCGGTGGCGGACAATGTAAGCTTCTTACGTTTGTATGCCTTCATGGCATTGGGTGCCAGCATTTGCAACATCAGTAACTTGCTGTCTTGATCCGACATGGGTGGTAAGTCATATAAATGTGCTtcctaaaaacataatattttaatgatatcttatgttacacgaatattagacattgaaccTCAGtccccctcgtgaccatgaaggctgcaaatacTTCGGAATAtcgggataaaattataatataaaaaaccaagATAACATCAGAATAATCGTTTAATTTCAAAAGCTTATTGTGTTATTAATCAACCAAgacttgattttaatatttattttattatactgtatGGTAATTCCACACAGTAGTGTTGGTTAGTAGTTTTTGATGAACCCAAGCCCTTTAGACTCATGTTCCTCAGTAAGAGGAAAAATTAAGTATGTctcattgtaattaaaatttagtacAATGGAAACCTTTATACTATAACGGTTGTAtaaatataaggaaataaaTTAGTCTTGTTCAGCTCCTCAAGCTgtgaacatgttttttttttttaatactctgTTGGCGTCACCCAAAACCTAACTCTATATGGGcatatttttgttgataaagAGTGGTGAAGAATTTGAATTTACCTCTCTGTATTGTGGACTAGCAGGGACATTAAATCCTGGAAAATCTAGAATCTTCTTTATATCAAACTTGTCTTTAGAACCTGTTTCGCAAATCTCCCCCTCTTCCTCATCTGGATCTAAAATTGCATTTCCCTAAAAAAAGTTCAAAAATGCGTTAACCTTAAGTTTTTCCACCATTTTCAGGGAAATTTGACACAGAGattgaatacataaaatatataattacgaCAACTGTATACTTTTATTGtgcacaaaaataatatattgtaacttaCTTTAGAATCAAACATTGAAATCCCCGAGTGTGATATCCTGGCTTCTTCCAGCCAACCAGGCGGATAGCCCAGGATTCTCATGCGATAGATGTGCAAGGGTAGCTCGTGTCTACTCAGCCCGAGTGCATGTCGCAGCGCACCGGATATCCTGCCGGGAACCAGGTGGCCATACCTCTGCTCATCCTCAACATGGTATCGACTAGAACATCCAAAAATAAtacatgttattatatattttctttctattatatttgttgATTTAGAGGTTCTTGTAGTCAAATTTCCACAATtgtgagttttatttttgtcatagcCTATGTTACTCTAAAGGCCTGTGTGACAACGTTCAAGTAATTTTTATCAACCAGTTATTGTATAAAACAGTTAAAGGATATAATTACATTTGTGTTTACTATTTATTGGGGAGCTTGACTTTTACATTTGGTAACCCTATATCATATTCAACATTTAGACATAatgaaattgttaataaatcagCAAGTAGTTGACACtacacttaaaattttaataataatatcagccctgtattatatactgtcactgctgggcatgggtcCCTATAAAAATGAGgaggattaggcattagtctaCCATACTGAcatagtgcagattggcagtcTTCGCGATACcctaaatattcttataaacttCTCAGGTCCATTTCTGACACTGTTAAAGCaagaaataattcacaaaaaatacacacataactttagaaaaatcagagatgcatgcccttgggttttgaatctgagGACAATTATCTCAGCAGTCTAGTCCACTACCAACTAGGCCATTGCTACAGTACACTTACCCAGGTTTTATCATAAACTTTCTTTTCTCAGCTATTCTTGCATTATTTCTAGGTAAGACGCAATCTCTCAAGTTGTGGCAACCATCACAGTTGAAGCAAAGTAAATGCCTCCGTGCTATCGGAGGAGGGGTTGGTTCCTTCACAGGTGCATTTGTCATTAATTTTGAGGTCTGTAATGAGAGACTCAAGCGATTAAACTTTGAGTTACATATGGCTAACTGCTAATATCTCCTAAATGGGAAATTTACATTTTGCACAACATTACAACATTTAatttcttgataataattaaaatagtttttaacttaattgtgataattttaaatataaacttaaaaaatattgtttgatcttcaaatttaaaaattatgaatttttagaaaaatcatattttatacaagAGCTATTAGCACTATGTTTTGACACTAAAAGTTATTGACATTTCTTTTTCCTGTGTTGTTTTTATGAACATGACACATTTTCACCTCCACatattaacccgtgaggtagctgaatgtttgccggcaaacattgacagctacgcgtgtgacggaaaaataaccttattatgtagtatatatgtagtatataaggttataatcccgtgacacacgcaaatgtcatgtagctgtcttggctcgccggcgattcacgagagaccaagagttaagcacatataaataatgaaaactttattaaatcaatttgataaaaaaaaattgcagtttCCAAATTTcgtacattaataaaatataacatacctGTCTATATGTGGGTACGCTATCAAGCTTAGAAGAACTAGGATCTGTATccacaaaaaagaaattattgtcAGCGGCCTCTGTACTATTTTGTGATGCATCATGTAGGTCTTCTGGCCAGATATCTAGCTCTAAATCTGCATCATTATCAAATTCATCCAATGCATCACTATCATGAAGTTTGATTAAATTCAATAAGAATTGTTTTATCTCTTTCTTATAACAAGCCAGTTTGCTGTCTCTAAAATGAACTGTTAATAATGGAAGTCTGCCGCGTTTCTTCGCGTCGCTCTCTCTAGATGTAAGAGATGGCGTCACCAATGTTATATCTTCATTAGATACTGTACTTTTCTTATTGGTAGTTACGTTCTTAACATCTAATTCAGTCTGTTTCGCATCAACAACATCTAAGTTGTCCGAAGTTTTCCCTCCAATATTTACGTCGTTATTTGGCGGTGTTTGTGTCCCATCCTTGAAGGAGCTATTAAGATTAATAACATCAGTACAACTTTCCTCAATAATCACGTCACTCTGGGAAGACTTTGGAGTTGTATCTGCCTCTAAACGAACAATTTTGGGTTGTTTAACCTCATCTTCACTACTAGAGTCAATGTCCTCATTAtctaattcataaattatatcgtTTACCCCTGCCTTCCGTTTAGCCATTGTAGTAAACTAACTCATATGCAActtgttttataacaaaatatgcataatttcatgtacacatttataataaatgaaacaatttacaTGACCGAATTATTCCGATTTCTGACAAATGACAAGTGTAAAGTGACAtctgtcatttttttttaattctcccTACACTTGTTGGTTCGGTTTTTCCTACACATTTAGCCAATGTGCGTataccaaaataattaaaaattgtgaaattatattcacattaaattgtttataacaatatttagataGTAGACAGAAGTAgacataacatattattaagaaaaatatttcccTAAATCGTGACGTTTTATAGCCCACTCATGTAAATAGAAAACGTCGCCTTATTGCGATAAAATATGGAACGAATTTCTTGTACTGATACTGTCAACTCAATGAACAAGCAAAAGTCGcacccaaaaaatattttttaatttcctgaTCATGTTATGAAATACCCTAATAAGACTTCCGGAGGCCAGAATTGAGTCAATATACATTAAAGCAAATATTCTAATTTGTCACCAGTTGCTAGTAGTTACTGAGTAGTGAAAATGATCTGGTAATCTACCGAATACTACTATTTTGTTGTAGATTTATTTAAGTTGTAGCTATTTATAATCAGATAAAAAAGTCAAATTATTTTCCATGGGCGCAAATTACTGAGAAAAAGTATCTATAAATAGTCTACCCGTATGCCAAAAATTCGTTCAAATCAGGTCAGCCATTTTAGTGTTTACTTCAAACACACCCAAACATTATAGGAAAGTtacaataagatttaatatgtaACTTGCTTAGTAATCTGTTTCAACTATCAAAGATGTAgatgtatatatgtttgaaATTGTTGCTGTagttttaaccaattttaagaactaaatgaaatagttttttttctaatgttGCTTAATGCaagtactactactactactagtagtattgctgatttttatttgataaaattggTAATACTTTGTgattgcaatgtttttttttttttcattataattttcccACAAGAATTAAAGTaggtttattaaaatagatcaaaaaaatatttaggcaaAGGATGATAACTATCAATCCCTCTCTTGGAATTCAGTATGAAACTAAGAAAtgttatgtgaaataataaggtctctttttacaatatttatactacTTTACAGTTTTGTGTATATcaagatgttttaatcattttctcctcacatcaaataatttaataatcactAAATGCTCAGTGAAACAAAAGAGTATAATCAATTATagtatcattaaataataatttatgtccAATAAGCAATTAATTTCCCTTGCAAATTTAAAGTTATAagttattatagtaatataacaCATAATTTTCTACCTGtcctttttattcttatttaagCATTTTGCTCATtgattattacctatataatttgatacaaattgtgatgactaaatttataatatttagcagCACCATCATATTCTACAAAAGTACTATAAATCATGTAAAAAATGGCATTTGGAAATTTCATTTACCTATTGAGAATACTGATATGTTAATAAGGCCATGATAAATTCCCATATATTATGATtagtgttaattattatttttttattgttaggcGCACAGCCATTGGTATAGTATCTGGGAATTAAAATGTTTCGGTTTAATGCAGTAAGGATTATcgttttaggcgtgatttaagTATCGGGATTGGGGATATAGAAAGACAAAATTAAGAACCTTTATAATTAAGGCTCAGCACAAAGCAAAATTTCACTCGCACGAGCAACATTACATTTCTgttggttataataaaaaatatatttacggttAATAGTTAggcaatacaaaatatgtaatttaccTTGGTCAGATATCCTGAGCATTATACTTGAGATACTTCACATTTATGCTGAAGTCTGCGAAACAATGACTGTTGTAACTCCAACGAATGGGAATTCTCAATAGTTTAACTTGTCTTATGACTGGCAAAAATCGGTATTGTACCCATACACTACCAtacttagttattttaaaattaggtattaGAGATTTATCAGTTGCCACTTCAATGTTCTCCGACGTCACGTCCGGGTACGCTCGGTAATTCCCCCAAAAAGCTTAACTTGCTACTATACTTCATTCTGTTGGTAgagtttcaatttaaatatggattattattaaaagaaaattatataatcaattCCTTACAGTATAATATCAACAATtaagcaattattttaaaaaaatctacacatTGATACTGTCagagattaattttatttaacgacTGGCATCcccgaaattttaatatttatgaagtgAAGAGCTCTGGTGAAGAGTCAAAAGATGAACAAATAATGTAACCGATGTTTGTTCGACTTCATTCTAATCTcgttactaattttataagCTTTACCTTTTACATCTAGATGTTAAATATAACAGAAATGCAAGCGTAACGATAAATTGTCAAAAAACGActattttaaattcacaatTATCCCTAGTGGGCATGATCGTTGTGTTTCTCATATAATACAACAATGTCGTTATAACAACATTACTTTTCAAAACTACTGTATTCCATTCAACAGAAGCTACGTGTTTCGAATTGTTTTTGTGTGATGAATAAT
This genomic window from Manduca sexta isolate Smith_Timp_Sample1 chromosome 17, JHU_Msex_v1.0, whole genome shotgun sequence contains:
- the LOC115443102 gene encoding zinc finger CCHC domain-containing protein 8 homolog, producing the protein MAKRKAGVNDIIYELDNEDIDSSSEDEVKQPKIVRLEADTTPKSSQSDVIIEESCTDVINLNSSFKDGTQTPPNNDVNIGGKTSDNLDVVDAKQTELDVKNVTTNKKSTVSNEDITLVTPSLTSRESDAKKRGRLPLLTVHFRDSKLACYKKEIKQFLLNLIKLHDSDALDEFDNDADLELDIWPEDLHDASQNSTEAADNNFFFVDTDPSSSKLDSVPTYRQTSKLMTNAPVKEPTPPPIARRHLLCFNCDGCHNLRDCVLPRNNARIAEKRKFMIKPGRYHVEDEQRYGHLVPGRISGALRHALGLSRHELPLHIYRMRILGYPPGWLEEARISHSGISMFDSKGNAILDPDEEEGEICETGSKDKFDIKKILDFPGFNVPASPQYREEAHLYDLPPMSDQDSKLLMLQMLAPNAMKAYKRKKLTLSATGTTSLPLEGQAEMDLDNEDEMAEFPSVPPLPDEAPPPPPPLPPSSPPPLPPSSPPPLPTPLNSSSPPPPASPPSPAIVPKLTVPNTVAPKTDAKTDSIDDDVVVLGVMQVKDIPLPEADFLVIDETNSSKSNSGGGSPSLNDLEAKKRLLLDALGEDEPENTAFVNNNTSEGIDLESDSEKDIANNSSANKIDMDDSDVLEINVSNITDIEISNSDNASPNSTQINDEKNTSTSGINTSLNRSTGHVKTTQYGTPVMNIASPYEKLPSDVKFAKDICDVINFENLPNSTGNYQKMCSLLKKVKNEVDRIQDS